The following proteins are encoded in a genomic region of Cryptococcus neoformans var. neoformans JEC21 chromosome 2 sequence:
- a CDS encoding expressed protein, with product MAQNNAAPFAGSSSSTPSMAHPTPASSSSGLIPGVTRKQNIACDQCRSRKIRCLRADKKDVCEQCKSKGTECTSNYIEALAEKKKKADEEHLSSSRRKRRRKSNQDQSQSQPPPVPLSSASCSVRPELERHISNESRDSEASSTPKMDHSGMQSPAMGIASSMAGDGVDPDKLHRVQAAQHVRENASAIADSLHLLANLRSTQNLSLNLPLPLPLSLPNHPPPQPPPFLTPGEKQHDLIRYLLSPYPILTPVLGYSDVASIESCKRGESDLWEEMGGKVWEEEPSEVHKSLEADELTKLADDLIDSFFSVAHIRNPCYDPPTFRARLYTPNTHPQGPISHPILATALAWGARFSDHPVIQRDRDECSQRRSDGEEHGVREKGRGMKRSRLVQMAVIRAREVCEMCRIWRIPSIDNIKALVNLEGLLGQVLVKKNNYQAVYATAAVKHLLSMGYNSTRAILTIPDEKERTDIVLIWWILIVTDSYRSVFYRIKPCLLDDDYDLEPPGNTANLLNFTPVSLSEPNQAILWFSAAQSAASMCRALSLRLCSPHLQTSGIPLSLLRTFIHSASVWRTNYLSKLGVPPVWPESWDFLQAIAACSADVSHHALWLVLYRALEESGVEEERKGAMEMGGVGMGIGVEVESVKRRIKEESEHAALRIAALVAVLAENEYLSLDPLSIHHPIYEAGLHLAQRGRGECLACVVGLKQYAITFPATWDNAEELENIYADSQQGDPRLDSRFQSRAHNVSMNVVSNGETASSLTGTGSASAEPAAMPSIEEQMWQGENMWHL from the exons ATGGCTCAAAATAATGCAGCGCCTTTTGCGGGATCAAGCTCCTCAACTCCATCGATGGCCCACCCTACTCCCGccagttcttcttcggGCTTGATTCCGGGTGTGACTCGGAAGCAGAACATTGCCTGCGATCAATGCCGGTCAAGAAAGATCAGGTGTTTGAGAGCTGATAAGAAGGATGTG TGTGAACAATGTAAATCCAAAGGCACTGAGTGTACCAGTAATTATATCGAAGCCCtggcagagaagaagaagaaagcagACGAAGAACATCTCAGCAGCTCTCgtaggaagaggagaagaaaaagcaaCCAAGATCAAAGTCAATCTCAACCACCACCGGTACCACTGAGTTCTGCTTCGTGTTCGGTTCGCCCAGAGCTAGAACGGCACATCAGCAACGAAAGCCGGGATAGCGAAGCATCTTCTACCCCCAAGATGGATCACAGTGGGATGCAGTCCCCTGCGATGGGCATCGCATCAAGTATGGCTGGGGATGGAGTTGATCCGGATAAGCTTCATCGGGTGCAAGCCGCTCAGCATGTCAGGGAGAATGCCAGTGCCATAGCAGA CTCCCTCCACCTACTGGCGAACCTAAGATCTACCCAAAATTTATCCCTCAATCTTCCTTTACCACTCCCACTATCTCTTCCTAATCACCCGCCACCGCAACCACCACCATTTCTCACTCCTGGTGAGAAGCAGCATGACCTTATTCGCtatctcctctctccttaTCCCATTCTCACTCCCGTATTGGGATATTCCGATGTAGCCAGTATTGAATCTTGCAAGCGCGGCGAAAGCGATTtatgggaagaaatgggAGGCAAGgtctgggaagaagaaccgAGTGAGGTGCATAAGAGTCTGGAAGCAGACGAACTTACCAA ACTGGCCGATGACCTAATCGACTCGTTCTTTTCCGTAGCACACATTCGTAATCCATGTTACGATCCGCCTACATTCCGTGCACGCCTCTACACACCCAACACCCACCCTCAAGGCCCTATCTCCCATCCTATCCTCGCTACTGCTCTCGCATGGGGAGCTCGTTTTTCTGATCATCCTGTTATCCAACGAGATAGAGATGAGTGCTCTCAACGCCGCAGCGATGGTGAGGAACATGGAGTTCGGGAAAAGGGCAGGGGTATGAAGAGGAGTCGGTTAGTGCAGATGGCTGTGATCCGGGCAAGGGAAGTGTGTGAAATGTGCAGGATCTGGAGGATACCGAGTATAGATAATATCAAAGCTTTGGTCAACCTCGAAGGCTTGCTGGGCC AGGTTCTCGTCAAGAAAAACA ACTATCAAGCGGTCTATGCCACTGCCGCTGTTAAACACCTCTTATCGATGGGATATAACTCCACACGAGCAATCCTCACTATTCCCGACGAGAAAGAACGGACAGATATTGTCTTGATATGGTGGATCCTCATCGTTACTGATAGTTATCGGTCCGTATTCTATCGGATAAAACCTTGTTT ATTAGACGATGACTATGATCTCGAACCTCCTGGGAATACGGCAAATCTCTTAAACTTTACCCCAGTAAGCCTTTCTGAGCCAAACCAAGCAATC CTATGGTTCTCCGCCGCCCAATCCGCCGCCTCCATGTGTCGCGCCCTCTCCCTCCGCCTTTGCTctccccatctccaaacTTCCGGTATCCCATTATCCCTCCTCCGCACATTCATCCACTCTGCCTCTGTCTGGCGGACAAACTACCTTTCAAAATTGGGCGTCCCACCCGTTTGGCCCGAAAGCTGGGATTTTCTCCAAGCTATTGCGGCATGTTCGGCAGACGTTTCGCATCATGCTCTGTGGCTTGTGCTTTATCGCGCGCTAGAAGAGTCGggggttgaggaagagaggaaaggcGCGATGGAAATGGGAGGTGTAGGGATGGGGATAGGGGTTGAAGTGGAAAGtgtgaagaggaggataaaggaagagagtgaaCATGCGGCATTGAGGATCGCGGCGCTGGTTGCTGTATTGGCAGAGAATGAATATTTGAGTCTAGATCC GCTCAGTATCCACCATCCAATATATGAAGCGGGCCTACATTTAGCCCAACGCGGACGGGGGGAATGTCTGGCCTGTGTAGTCGGGCTGAAGCAATACGCAATCACGTTCCCTGCCACGTGGGACAATGCTGAGGAACTTGAAAATATTTACGCAGACAGTCAGCAGGGCGATCCACGACTCGATAGCCGATTTCAATCGAGGGCCCATAATGTTTCCATGAATGTCGTGTCGAATGGCGAGACAGCAAGCAGCCTTACGGGAACTGGATCCGCCTCCGCCGAGCCAGCCGCTATGCCGTCGATTGAGGAGCAGATGTGGCAAGGAGAAAACATGTGGCATTTGTAG
- a CDS encoding 60s ribosomal protein l37a, putative produces the protein MTKRTKKVGVTGKYGTRYGASLRKTVKKMEITQHARYSCPNCGKIAVKRTNVGIWACKACNKSYAGGAYTFGTPSAATVRSTIRRLREVAEV, from the exons ATG ACCAAGCGAACAAAGAAGGTCGGTGTCACCGGTAAATACGGTACCCGTTACGGTGCCTCCCTCAGGAAGAC cgtcaagaagatggaaatcACCCAGCACGCTCGATACTCTTGCCCTAACTGTGGCAAG ATCGCCGTCAAGCGAACCAACGTTGGTATCTGGGCTTGCAAAGCCTGCAACAAGTCTTACGCCGGTGGTGCCTACACCTTCGGTACCCCTTCTGCCGCTACCGTCCGATCTACCATTAGGCGATTGAGGGAGGTTGCTGAGGTTTAA
- a CDS encoding potassium channel, putative — translation MGTPSPQHVSSTTTKRSRRQHLPLTRWNVMGQQQNRTAMAENCYVKDTSPRSRRVIKKKYLRSFAKYCPLVSATLAPFSTLMDIPALSQRWYSDNGIIQPDPKASLVLSAVGLALNVVANILLVIRFSSKAPFWVDHSTKWSLYCWLGKTVIAAINLILFGILTRNEAGYQYLEGFWCAIVSFIGSSLISFTLLFHYFLAFGHSKSDNSDMRSEGRRFMLSVTAFVAILAVQSFVFSKIEHWDYVSGIYMSVQTALTIGYGDYVPTTTAGKVLIFPFAVLTISQLGNEIALIIGFIKQRAEERRNKWRQSFEGAMHREANSLRPKAGLTEEMALVYRINSREEMMSQMYDLIWSAMALVVFWVLGATAFSQIEGWTYGNAIYMCMILSLTIGFGDYTPVQPAGRVVFIVYALMAVPIVTSFAVQTITGLLSTVSQRKVNRESFITEQKRSPEAFAPHMDHIDRYHKSYADLRDKVLQGNIGSDGRDDGRENGSDNSKGEHSEVGARAEAEAEAERGGNASNESKRDLQEEGSTKVNIQGAEENGLDETIDQFREMEKEDLEEDTQREKEQSTHPAVAESESGSHFIISKEERQLEVDLLKKLLAKTVSFEVEARQMLLDSMEKSVERTILLADRNGECYLSYSVLRFLSDGLHIKL, via the exons ATGGGaacaccatctcctcagcatgtctcttcaacaacaaccaaaCGCTCAAGGCGGCAACACCTCCCTTTGACAAGGTGGAATGTAATGGGCCAGCAGCAGAATCGGACGGCCATGGCGGAGAACTGTTACGTCAAGGACACCTCACCAAGGTCTCGCAGGGTGATAAAAAAGAAGTATCTGCGAAGTTTTGCGAAGTACTGCCCCTTGGTATCCGCCACTCTTGCTCCGTTTTCGACTCTGATGGATATTCCGGCGTTAAGT CAAAGATGGTACAGTGATAATGGAATCATCCAGCCTGATCCAAAAGCATCTTTAGTTCTGTCGGCGGTGGGCCTTGCTCTAAACGTGGTTGCAAACATCCTGTTGGTAATACGCTTCTCTTCAAAAGCCCCTTTTTGGGTAGATCACTCCACCAA ATGGTCTCTATATTGCTGGTTAGGAAAAACAGTCATCGCCGCCatcaacctcatcctcttcggtATCCTCACTCGTAACGAAGCAGGCTACCAGTACCTTGAAGGCTTCTGGTGTGCAATCGTATCTTTTATCGGCTCAtcgctcatctccttcacaTTGTTATTCCACTATTTCCTGGCCTTTGGACACTCAAAATCTGATAACTCCGATATGAGAAGTGAAGGACGGCGCTTCATGCTTTCGGTCACCGCTTTCGTTGCGATCTTGGCTGTGCAAAGCTTCGTTTTCTCAAAAATCGAGCATTGGGATTACGTTAGCGGGATATACATGTCAGTCCAAACTGCACTTACTATTGGTTATGGGGATTATGTCCCGACTACAACAGCGGGGAAGGTCCTCATTTTCCCTTTTGCTGTACTCACGATAAGCCAACTGGGTAATGAAATTGCTTTGATCATCGGCTTTATCAAACAgagagcagaagagaggaggaacaaGTGGAGACAAAGCTTTGAAGGTGCAATGCATCGTGAAGCAAACTCTTTGAGGCCAAAAGCGGGTTTGACGGAAGAGATGGCGTTGGTGTATAGGATTAACTCCCGAGAGGAAAT GATGAGTCAAATGTATGACTTGATATGGAGTGCGATGGCCCTGGTTGTATTCTGGGTGTTAGGAGCGACAGCATTCTCACAGATAGAAGGATGGACTTATGG CAACGCGATATACATGTGTATGATTCTATCTCTTACTATAGGATTCGGCGACTACACACCTGTACAACCTGCAGGAAGAGTTGTCTTTATCGTATACGCACTCATGGCTGTGCCTATCGTTACTTCATTCGCCGTACAAACCATCACCGGTCTG CTGAGCACAGTTTCACAACGCAAAGTCAATCGTGAGAGTTTCATCACCGAACAAAAACGTTCTCCAGAGGCTTTTGCTCCACACATGGATCACATTGACAGGTACCACAAATCGTATGCCGATTTGAGGGATAAGGTTCTCCAAGGAAACATTGGGTCAGATGGGCgtgatgatggaagagagaatggaAGTGACAATAGTAAAGGCGAGCACAGCGAAGTAGGAGCaagagcagaagcagaagcagaagcagaaagaggaggaaatgcGTCGAATGAATCTAAGAGGGATCtacaagaggaagggagtACGAAAGTCAATATCCAGGGTGCCGAGGAGAATGGATTAGATGAAACGATAGACCAATTCcgggaaatggagaaggaagaccTTGAGGAAGACACCCAACGAGAGAAAG AACAATCAACCCATCCGGCCGTAGCTGAGTCGGAGTCTGGTAGTCATTTTATCATCTCCAAGGAAGAACGTCAGCTTGAAGTCGATttgctgaagaagctgttGGCGAAGACCGTCAgttttgaggttgaggcgAGGCAGATGTTGTTGGATAGCATGGAAAAGAGTGTCGAGCGAACAATCTTACTCGCAGACCGAAATGGTGAGTGTTATCTCTCCTATTCCGTCCTTCGGTTTCTTTCAGATGGTTTACACATAAAATTATAA